In the Panulirus ornatus isolate Po-2019 chromosome 57, ASM3632096v1, whole genome shotgun sequence genome, one interval contains:
- the LOC139766074 gene encoding tektin-4-like yields MEEGRATAAKAMSEKDAVLQDQRAPPEEVAAPRQVVTFTGLVPHTYHDDVKPGSHPYSAVDVTGQREGLVRAVSPLQTVEEARAGEFTPLRWRDHHLDRHRTADGLLLHSDSLRTKSRQTESYTDERTHNAQNSVTRGLDQRLSSTLELRSHLQQAISNTVDELALQDTMKTRLQVALFALELPERNNEECIHIRRFRLGVDRTRDPVTFALDKESEVLRTGRNLLTQTLRETEAQIARLLEVKRLLEHDWSDKQEAFQLDHSAAKLVNETVKAQFKPVSAALHEGVSAPDTWSRRSYDHLEVCRREVTSGTQLRGAADQALREVARDAQASGEASDVALNTRIVELEDAKASLIEKDGTLRKEIANEEVSIASLRQALQDKESPLQVAQSRHWTRSFRPGADRCLDHPHYRLKDELDELPQSIEALRERLRASEDTLEDLHRLHEDFAKDILNREHTLSLERRCVTVRSVQQTQEKLQGL; encoded by the exons atggaggagggaagagccaCGGCGGCGAAGGCGATGTCGGAGAAGGACGCTGTGTTGCAGGACCAGCGGGCGCCCCCGGAGGAGGTGGCCGCCCCTCGACAGGTGGTAACCTTCACGGGACTcgtccctcacacttaccacgaCGACGTCAAACCCGGCAGCCACCCCTACAG CGCGGTGGATGTGACTGGTCAGCGGGAGGGGCTGGTGAGGGCAGTGTCCCCGCTGCAGACGGTGGAGGAGGCGCGGGCGGGGGAGTTCACGCCCTTGCGCTGGAGGGACCACCACCTAGACCGCCACAGGACAGCCGATGGCCTCCTGCTACACTCGGACAG TCTGCGTACCAAGAGCCGCCAGACGGAGTCGTACACGGACGAGCGAACACACAACGCCCAGAACTCCGTCACCAGGGGACTGGACCAACGCCTCTCGTCGACTCTAGAGCTTCGATCTCACCTCCAGCAGGCGATCAGCAACACCGTCGACGAACTGGCACTGCAGGACACCATGAAGACTCGTCTGCAG GTGGCACTGTTCGCCCTGGAGCTGCCAGAGAGGAATAATGAGGAATGTATACACATCAGGAGGTTCCGGCTAGGAgtggatcgaacccgtgaccccgtCACCTTCGCCCTAGACAAG GAGTCAGAGGTCTTGAGGACAGGGAGGAACCTCCTGACGCAGACGCTGAGGGAGACGGAGGCGCAGATCGCTCGGCTGCTGGAAGTGAAGAGGCTTCTGGAACACGACTGGTCCGACAAGCAGGAAGCCTTCCAGCTGGACCACTCGGCTGCCAAGCTGGTGAACGAGACGGTCAAGGCTCAGTTTAAG CCGGTGTCTGCCGCCCTACACGAAGGGGTGTCTGCCCCCGACACCTGGAGCCGGAGGAGCTATGACCATCTGGAggtgtgcaggagggaggtgacCTCTGGCACTCAGCTGAGGGGCGCCGCAGACCAG GCCCTTCGGGAGGTGGCTAGGGACGCCCAGGCCTCAGGGGAGGCGTCCGACGTAGCCCTCAACACCCGCATCGTCGAACTGGAGGACGCCAAGGCCAGCTTGATCGAGAAGGACGGAACG ctacgGAAGGAGatcgctaatgaggaggtgagcATCGCGTCCCTGAGGCAGGCGCTGCAGGACAAGGAGTCGCCCCTGCAGGTGGCCCAGAGCCGACACTGGACGCGCTCCTTCAGGCCCGGGGCTGACCGCTGCCTCGACCATCCCCACTACAG GTTGAAGGACGAGTTGGATGAGCTGCCCCAGAGCATTGAGGCACTACGGGAGCGTCTGAGGGCCAGCGAAGACACCCTGGAGGACCTCCACCGCCTTCACGAAGACTTCGCCAAGGACATCCTCAACAGGGAGCACACCTTAAGCCTAGAGCGACGTTGCGTCACCGTCAGGAGCGTCCAGCAGACGCAGGAGAAGCTACAGGGACTGTGA